CAGTTCTACACCAATTATAAGTTTCCGCTCAAAGCTGATTTTCCCAACCGCTTCCGTACCGGCGAGATGCCAATCGGGATAGCTGATTACACTACGTATAACATGCTTACCGTCATGGCTCCGGAAATACGTAACCTTTGGGACTTTACGATTGTTCCGGGTACAGAACTACCAGACGGTTCGATCAGACATGAGGTAGCGAGTAGTACCAGTGCAGTGATGATGCTTGAAAATGCCGCCAACAAGGAGGCTGCGTGGAAGTTTATGAAGTGGTGGACCGATGAAGAGACGCAGATCGAATACGGAAGAGAAATGGAAGGCCTTATGGGGGCTGCTGCCCGTTATCCAACGGCTAACATTAAAGCCTTGGAGCAATTGCCTTGGCCAGTGAAAGATTATCAAAACCTGGAAAAGCAGTGGAAATGGGTGAAGGGTATCCCACAGCTTCCTGGAGGTTATTTTACAGGCCGGCATCTTGACAATGCCTTCCGCAAGGTCGTCAACGCCAGTGAAAATCCACGTGAGGCTTTGTCGGACTATGTACTGTATATCGATGAAGAGATTGAGCTTAAACGCAAGGAATTTAATCTGAAATAGAGGGAAGGGAGGGTAACGGTTGCAAGCCAAAACAACCAAGACGGCAGCCGCTCCTGCCATTCATGCGCGTCAGGTGGGCTGGTGGTCCCTTTTGAAACGGGATCTATACCTCAGCAGACACTATTACGTATTGATGGCACCGTTCATGATCATCTTTTTCATGTTTACTGTGATACCGGTGGGCATTTCGCTTGCCTTGAGCTTCTTTCACTTCAATATGCTGGAAATGCCGCGTTTTATCGGATGGCAGAACTATTCGCGGCTATTCCTGAACGATGACGTATTTCTGATTGCACTGAAGAACACATTGCTTTTTGCCGTAATTACGGGCCCTGTCAGTTATATCGCCTGCTTTTTGTTTGCTTGGATTATCAATGAACTTTCTCCCAAGATTCGGGCGGTCATGACGCTGGTCTTCTATGCTCCATCCATATCGGGAAACGTCTTCTTCATCTGGCTTATTATTTTCTCTGGTGACAGCTATGGATACATGAATGGTTTCCTGATGCGCCTTGGTGTTATTCTGGAACCCATTCAATGGCTCGCAGACGAAAGGTACGTGCTGACCATCGTCATTATTGTGCAGCTATGGCTCAGTCTAGGGACCAGCTTCCTGGCCTTTATTGCAGGCCTTCAAAATATTGATCGTTCGCTTGTGGAGGCCGGCACCGTGGATGGGATCAAAAACCGATGGCAGGAGCTATGGTACATTACACTGCCTTCGATGAGACCGCAGCTGATGTTTGGTGCGGTGATGCAGATTACGGCATCCTTCGCTGTGGCAGAAATTTCGATCGCGCTGGCAGGGTTCCCAAGTGTAAACTATGCGGCGCATACGGTCGTCACTCATTTGATGGATTTTGGTACGATTCGCTTCGAGATGGGATACGCTTCAGCCATTGCTACAGTTCTTTTTGTACTTATGCTGGGAACGAATGTGATGACGCAAAAAATGCTGAGAAAGATAGGTGAATGACAATGACTAGCAAAGTACGTGGCGTCTTTGGTATGCCGAAGAGACTTAACCGGTCATTTACCGTTAGCTTAATGTTATTTGCACTGCTGGCTCTGTTTGGAGCATTCATGATACTCCCGCTAATCTATGCTGTAAACAATGCCTTTAAGCCACTCGATGAGCTGTTTATATTTCCGCCGCGCTTCTGGGTGAATAATCCGACGACGGAGAATTTTGCAGACTTGATTAATCTGATGGGCAACTCCTGGGTTCCCTTATCAAGGTATATCGCGAATACGCTGCTTATAACGCTAGTGGGAACAGCAGGACATATTCTCCTTGCTTCTGCAGCAGCTTATCCGCTGGCCAAATATCGTTTTCCCGGGTCAAAAGTGCTGTTTACGATTGTCATTCTATCATTGATGTTCTCTCCTCACGTAACGTCGATTCCGAACTACATGGTCATGTCTTGGCTTGGCTGGATTAACACGCATACATCCATTATCGTGCCTTCGCTCGCTTTCTCGTTAGGACTCTTCTTAATGAAGCAGTTTATGGAGCAAATTCCTAATGCATTGCTGGAGGCAGCCAAAATCGATGGAGCGAGTGAATACCGAATTTTCTGGAGCATTGTGATGCCCAATGTGAAACCGGCCTGGCTTACGCTCATGATTCTGCAGTTCCCTGCGCTCTGGGGCACGGATGGCGGGAGCTTCATTTACAGTGAAAATCTCAAAACGCTGCATTATGCACTGAGTCAGATTGTTCAGGGAGGGATAGCAAGAGCGGGAGTTGGGGCTGCTGTTGCCTTACTGCTCATGATTGTACCCATCACCCTATTCGTCATTTCCCAGAGCAGCGTCATGCAGACCATGGCCACTTCGGGCATGAAGGAGTAGAAAGGAGGCAGCGACGTGCAGAAAAGCATATGGAAAAAACATAAAGTGATCATCTTGGGCATAGTCTGCCTCCTGTTATTCAGTCAAGAAGCATCCTACGTAAGTGCAGACACCAATTCAGATGCTTACCATTATTCCTACTGGGGCGATACCGTTCCAGCTCCAGCGGCATATGAGGCAACCGCAATCATCACAGGCAAGGAGCTGAACACGGTCCCTTTCAAAGAACCGAGCGATATGCATGTAACAGAGAATCAACACGTCTTTATACTGGATTCTGGCAATGGCCGGGTTATTGAAATGGACCACACTTTCAAGCTGGTGAGAACAATTGACTCATTTGAACGGGAAGGCAAGGAAGAATATTTTAATAATCCCCAGGGACTGTACGTTACGAATAAAGGCCACCTGCTTATTGCCGATTCAGATAATCACCGGGTTGTGCATCTAGATGAGGAAGGGCAACTGGTTAAGATTGTGGCTGAACCGAAATCGGATCTGTTAAAGACGGATTTTATATTTAAACCGTTACGGATCGTCATGGACAAGGGGGAACGGATCTACATCATGGCCGAAGGCGTTTTTGATGGATTTATGGAGTTCAGCGCCGATGGCACCTTCTCTTCCTTTATCGGAGCAAACAGGGTTCAGGTTGATCCGGTGGAGTATTTGTGGAAACGATTCGCAACCCGTGAGCAGCGCAGTCAGATGGTCATGTTTACCCCGACGGAATTTACCAATCTAGATATGGATGAAGAAGGCTTCATTTATGCGACAAGCGGCGATCGCGGTAAAGATTCTATCAAGAAGCTGAATGCCCAGGGAACAGACATCCTGCGCAGAGAGGGCTATCAGCCGCCTCAGGGCGATCTAGTGTACACCAACGAAGCCGGACCATCACGCTTGATTGATATTGATGTTGGTGATAGTGACATGTATTCCGTGCTGGATTCCAACATGGGAAGAATTTTCACCTACAATGGCGACGGTTATCTGCTCCATATATTTGGCGGTATTGGCAACCGACGGGGTCAGTTCAATACACCTGTGGCTCTGGAACGTTCGGGCGATCGTATGCTCGTTCTCGATAAGTCGCTCGGCGAGATTACGGTCTTTCAAACGACGGAGTACGGGCGCACGCTGCATGAAGCGGTACGCAGTTATTATAACGGCGACGAAGATCAGTCCTCGGTCATGTTTGCCAAAGCTGCTGAGATGAATGCCAATCTGGAGTATGCCTATGCGGGAATCGGCAAAGCGCTGCTTCGCCAGAAGGAGTATGAGGATTCTGCGCAATACTTTAAGCGGAGTATGGAGCGCCAAGGCTACTCCAAAGCTTTTCTTTTGTTTCGCAAAGAATTGATGCGTGAGCATTTCTCATGGATGATGTCTGGTTTATTCCTGGCTGCAGCTGCGTTTGTCACCGTCATCATTGTTCGCAGACAAAAAAGGAGGACAGCGAATGCAGACGTCAAGTAAGCAATTATATCAGTACCCATTGCATCTCATATTTCATCCATTCAATGGATACTGGGAACTGAAATACGAACGGAATCAGAAAACAACACTGCTGATTGCATTCCTAATTCTAGTACTTTTGGTTATCACTAAAATTTTGCATGCCCAGTACAGCGGTTTCCTCATTAACTTCAACAATCCGAAGTATCTGAACAGCCTGCTTGAAATGGTATATGTCATTATTCCGGTACTGTTCTGGTGTATTGCCAATTGGTCTTTAACCACGCTTATGGACGGGGAAGGTAAATTCTCTGAAATTTTTATGTCTACGTGCTTTGCACTGGTGCCGCTGTTTCTCATTCATTTTCCATGGATTTGGCTGAGTCTCGTCATTTCCGCACAGGAAACTGCATTTTATTACTTCTCTAACGCACTTGCAGTCGGCTGGACGTTATATCTGTTATTCGTGGGAAATATGACAGTCCACCAGTATACTCCGGCCAAAACGGTGCTGACGATGCTGCTCACCCTAGTTGCTATGGCCTTTATGGCATTTCTGTGCCTATTGTTCTTTAGCCTTGTACAGCAGATCGTTTCCTTTGTTGTAACTATTTATCAGGAATTAGTGCTTCGGGGCTAAGGAAGGAGGAGATATACAATGAAATATGCCGTAGCCAAAAGAATCAGCGGAATGCTGCTCATTGGCAGTCTGCTTCTCAGTGGTTGTCAAATCTCGCCAGCTTCCCAGGTCCGTGAGACGGCGACTACTGTTGACCAAGCTGAGGTTCCCTCCCTGCCTCCCGGAGAAAAACTGAAATCGTCTTTCAGCGATGCTCGTCTTTCAGGCATGCTTGGAATCGCCCAGAATAATTCGCTTCAGCTGTTCATTCACGAAGAGACTGCTGAGATTGCAGTTCTTCACAAACAGAGCGGTCAAATATGGCGAAGCAATCCAGCTGATCGTGACAAGGACGGAATCGCAACCGGGATTAACAAAGATCTTCTCTCATCACAAACAAGACTCAGCTTCTTTAACAGTCTGGGTCAGAGCAGTTCCGTAAACTCTTACACGGATAGTGTTGGACACAAGCAGGTAAGTTATGAAGCGATTGATAACGGAGTTCGGGTTCATTATCAGTTCGGAAGCACTGAACGCTCCATTGAAGATTTGCCAGTGAAGATCAGCAAAGAACGATTTGAAGAGAAGCTGCTCTCCCAGCTCGACAGCGCTGGGCAGCGTGCATTAAAAATCGGTTATACAGAAGACAAGGAAGAAGGAATCTACACTCGAAATGATAAGGCGCTGCAAGGACTTCAGCTTTCCAGAGCTTTAAAAGCCTTTGAGACAGCCGGCTATACGGAAGAAGATCTCGAACAGGACCATACCGAGCATGGGATTGAGCTTGAGCAGAGCGGGCCGCGACTGTTCATGCTCACCATGGAATATGAACTGGACGGTGAGGATCTGCTTGTATGTATACCCTCCTCCGGAATTCATTTTCCAGAAGAATATCCGGTTAACACGATCTCTGTTCTGGATTATTTCGGAGCCGGTGGTTCAAATGAAGAAGGCTCCATATTTGTACCAGATGGTTCTGGGGCATTGATTCATTTTAATAATGGCAAAGTCCAGTATCCAGCGTATCAGCAAGATATTTACGGCCCGGATATGACAATGAAGGTTCGCGAAGTTAGCTCAAATGAAGCTAAAGCCAGATTGCCCGTCTTTGGACTGATTCGGGAAGAAGGAGCTTTTCTAGGGATTATTGAGGAAGGAGATGCTGTTGCGGTTGTCAATGCTGATATTAGCGGCAAGCTAAACAGCTACAACAATGTATATCCGAGCTTCTATGTGGTGAACAAGAGCGATGTAACCCTTCAGGCAAGTGACATGGTCCGAACGCTTCCGAAATTCCAGGCCAAACCGACCGCATCCGACTTCGTCGTTCGATATGCTTTTGTCGGCGCAGAGAAGGCATCTTACTCGGGCTTGGCCTCTCTCTATCGAGATTATCTGCTGCAAACGGGCGGCCTGCCCGAGTCCAAGACCAGTAGAGAGCAGAACAGCCTTCCGTTTTATCTTAAACTGCTTGGCGGCATGTCCACTCGCCAACATATATTCGGCATTCCTTATGATTCTACGGAGGCATTAACTACTTTTGACGAAGCTCAAAATATACTCTCCGCGCTGAAAGAAAAGAAGGTGTCCAACATTCAAGTTCGCTATGCCGGTTGGTTTAATGACGGGCTTTATCATCGGATGCCGGACTCCATTAACGTGGATCGTGCTATTGGCGGGAAAAAGGAAATGCGCGAATTCAGCTCCTTTACACGAGAGTCGGGGATCGGCTTTTATCCGGATGTTGCTATGTTGAGTGTACAATCCAAAAAAGGTTTTAGACCATCTAAAGAAGCTTCACGAACGTTAACACAGGAACCAGCGGTCATCTACCCTATGGACCCGGCAAGACAGCGGCGTAACTTGGATCGATCTCCATCCTATGTTCTTTCTCCCAATTTACTAGACGAATTGACGGAAGAGATGCTGAAGGATACAGCTCCTCTTCCGATGGATGGACTTTCTCTTAGGGATCTGGCAGAACAGTTGAACAGTGACATGAATCCGAAGAAGCTGCTCGATCGAACGCAATCGCTTAGTGTCGTAACCAAGGCACTCGAACAGATTAAACAGCAGGCGGGCTCCGTTGTTGCGGATGGCGGAAACGGCTACGCGCTGCCTTATGTAACAGACCTGACAGATGCTCCAATGACAAGCAGCCGCTTTAAGCTGGAAGATGAAGAGATTCCGTTCTATCAGCTCGTCGTGCATGGGAGCATCAGCTATACCGGCACTCCATACAATCTCTCAACCTATACGAACGCAAGACAATATGTCCTGAAGCTGATTGAATATGGAGCGAGTCCTTACTTTGCCTGGTTCAACGCCCCGAATCATGTTGTGAAAGAGACCGATTACGATCACCTCTATGCGTCAAATTATGAGCAGTGGATCGACCTAGCTGCCCAAATTTACAACGAGGCCAATCAGGCGAACCTTCCGTTTGCCGGGCGTTCAATGAAGTCACATGAATCCCTCGCGGAAGGCGTATTTCGAACAACGTATGAAGGCGGAGGGTTTGCTATCGTCAATTACAATGACTTCCCCGTGGATGTGGAGAACTATACCGTAAAAGCTCTTAGTTACGTGACTGGTGGTGAGCAGCTCTGAAGACACTTCTGAAATGGAAATGGGGAAATCGCACGTATGCTCAGCAGAAAGCCCTGTGGGGCGTAATCTACGTACTGCCTTGGTTTATTGGATTTGTATTGTTCTTCTTCATTCCTCTAATGGCTTCGTTACGTTACAGCATGAGTACGATTCAGGCTAATGCGGAAGGCATAGCGATTCAATTCACCGGTGTCGTCAATTATGTTCAAGCGCTCACCGTTAATACCAGCTTCAACCGTGCATTGATTGAGTCGGTAACAGACGTACTTGTCAACGTGCCTCTTATCATCATATTCAGCCTGTTCCTTGCCGTCATCCTGAATCAGAAATTCAGGGGTAGAGCCTTGGCACGATCTATCTTTTTCCTGCCGGTTATTCTGGCATCAGGCGTTATTATGTCACTGGAGAGCACCAGTTTAATTGAAGCAGTTAATCAGAACAGCACGGGCGGAAGCTCGCTCGGCACGTTGGAACTGGAGAAATTGATGCTTGATGCAGGTGTAAGTGAATGGATCGTCACGTACTTAAGCAGCGCAGTAGATCGAATCTATCAGATTGTCAGTCAATCCGGCGTACAGATTCTGATCTTTCTGGCAGGCATTCAAACCATCTCACCTCAACTATACGAGGCGTCAAAGATCGAAGGGGCAACTGGCTACGAAGCCTTTTGGAAAATTACATTTCCAATGGTCAGCCCGCTCATCTTCGTCAATGCAATCTATACTATTATCGATTCATTTGCCAATAATGCCATGACGGAACTGATTCGGGAGACCGGCTTCGTTAAGTTCGACTTTGGCTTAAGCTCTGCCATGGCATGGGTCTACTTCCTGGCTATCGCCATCATTTTAATAATCGTAACGGTTATTTTTTCGAAACGTGTGTTCTATCAAGATTAAAAAGGAGGATGTCCCGCGTGAAGACATCACGATTGTTATCGCTGGAGCATTGGAAGGGCTGGCTGTGGGCCATGATCCGCTTTGTTTTAATTACCGGACTTTCCTTTGTTATCCTCTTCCCGATATTCCAGAAAATTTCGACTTCCATTAAGGATAAGGTTGATCTTTATTCTGCGGTAGTTGTGTGGATTCCTCAGAACTTCTCCATTGAGAATTTTAAACAGGCGATTCAAGTCATGGACTACTGGGAAACGCTGTTCAACACATTTACACTTTCGGCCACAACGACTTTGTTAACGACGGCTTCTTGTGCACTTGCAGGATACGGGTTTGCAAGGCTTAAATTCAAAGGAAGCAGCTGGCTGTTTGCAGGCGTGATCCTGACGATTCTCGTGCCGCCAACGACCATTCTCATTCCCGTGTATTTAAATTTGAAGAACTTTGATCTTTTGGGGCTCATGACCCTCATCACGGGTAAACCCGTCAATCTGTTGAACACTTATTGGCCGTTCATTCTTACGGCAGTTACAGCCAACTCACTCAAAGCAGGTTTGTATATTTTTATCTTCCGCCAGTTTTTTAGAGGAATCCCTAAGGAAGTGGAAGAGGCCGCTTACGTAGATGGAGCAGGTATTGGTCGAACCTTTTTTAGAATCATGCTGCCTAATGCCATTCCATCTATGGTGACCGTCATGCTGTTTTCCTTCGTGTGGCAGTGGAATGACAGTTTCTATACAACCACATATCTGACCTCCAGCAAGGTCATGTCGACGCAATTGTCGTCTCTTCCATACAACCTTGCTCAGCAGGTCGGGGATGGTGCCTCCAAGGCAGATCCTTTTTACCTAAGCATGATTCAGGATACAGGGATTCTACTCGCTATTCTGCCTTTGATTGTAATTTATCTATTCGTACAGCGCTACTTCGTGGAGAGTGTGGAGCGTTCGGGAATCGTCGGTTAGAACCAAACATTATATCGCAAACCATCTGATAGATCAGGAGGGATTCAAGTGAAGAAGATGATGACATCTTGTAAGCTTCTGCTTATTCTAGCTTTGCTGATTACCATTGCTCCATGGGGAGGCGGCCGCGCCGAGGCTTGGGTGGGTATGCCAATGGGGAAGCTTCATGTAAGCGGTAAACATCTGGTCAACAGCAACAATCAGCCGGTACTTCTAAATGGCTGGCACCAGCCATCTGGTGCATACTGGACATACCAGGACAGTAATTATTATCTCAATCTCCACGGTAATGATCGGCATAAGGCCACGCTTGCTTATCTAAAAGATATTACCGATACGTTTACAGACACAAGTCCGAAA
This sequence is a window from Paenibacillus urinalis. Protein-coding genes within it:
- a CDS encoding carbohydrate ABC transporter permease, producing MHARQVGWWSLLKRDLYLSRHYYVLMAPFMIIFFMFTVIPVGISLALSFFHFNMLEMPRFIGWQNYSRLFLNDDVFLIALKNTLLFAVITGPVSYIACFLFAWIINELSPKIRAVMTLVFYAPSISGNVFFIWLIIFSGDSYGYMNGFLMRLGVILEPIQWLADERYVLTIVIIVQLWLSLGTSFLAFIAGLQNIDRSLVEAGTVDGIKNRWQELWYITLPSMRPQLMFGAVMQITASFAVAEISIALAGFPSVNYAAHTVVTHLMDFGTIRFEMGYASAIATVLFVLMLGTNVMTQKMLRKIGE
- a CDS encoding carbohydrate ABC transporter permease; the protein is MTSKVRGVFGMPKRLNRSFTVSLMLFALLALFGAFMILPLIYAVNNAFKPLDELFIFPPRFWVNNPTTENFADLINLMGNSWVPLSRYIANTLLITLVGTAGHILLASAAAYPLAKYRFPGSKVLFTIVILSLMFSPHVTSIPNYMVMSWLGWINTHTSIIVPSLAFSLGLFLMKQFMEQIPNALLEAAKIDGASEYRIFWSIVMPNVKPAWLTLMILQFPALWGTDGGSFIYSENLKTLHYALSQIVQGGIARAGVGAAVALLLMIVPITLFVISQSSVMQTMATSGMKE
- a CDS encoding YIP1 family protein, translated to MQTSSKQLYQYPLHLIFHPFNGYWELKYERNQKTTLLIAFLILVLLVITKILHAQYSGFLINFNNPKYLNSLLEMVYVIIPVLFWCIANWSLTTLMDGEGKFSEIFMSTCFALVPLFLIHFPWIWLSLVISAQETAFYYFSNALAVGWTLYLLFVGNMTVHQYTPAKTVLTMLLTLVAMAFMAFLCLLFFSLVQQIVSFVVTIYQELVLRG
- a CDS encoding DUF5696 domain-containing protein yields the protein MKYAVAKRISGMLLIGSLLLSGCQISPASQVRETATTVDQAEVPSLPPGEKLKSSFSDARLSGMLGIAQNNSLQLFIHEETAEIAVLHKQSGQIWRSNPADRDKDGIATGINKDLLSSQTRLSFFNSLGQSSSVNSYTDSVGHKQVSYEAIDNGVRVHYQFGSTERSIEDLPVKISKERFEEKLLSQLDSAGQRALKIGYTEDKEEGIYTRNDKALQGLQLSRALKAFETAGYTEEDLEQDHTEHGIELEQSGPRLFMLTMEYELDGEDLLVCIPSSGIHFPEEYPVNTISVLDYFGAGGSNEEGSIFVPDGSGALIHFNNGKVQYPAYQQDIYGPDMTMKVREVSSNEAKARLPVFGLIREEGAFLGIIEEGDAVAVVNADISGKLNSYNNVYPSFYVVNKSDVTLQASDMVRTLPKFQAKPTASDFVVRYAFVGAEKASYSGLASLYRDYLLQTGGLPESKTSREQNSLPFYLKLLGGMSTRQHIFGIPYDSTEALTTFDEAQNILSALKEKKVSNIQVRYAGWFNDGLYHRMPDSINVDRAIGGKKEMREFSSFTRESGIGFYPDVAMLSVQSKKGFRPSKEASRTLTQEPAVIYPMDPARQRRNLDRSPSYVLSPNLLDELTEEMLKDTAPLPMDGLSLRDLAEQLNSDMNPKKLLDRTQSLSVVTKALEQIKQQAGSVVADGGNGYALPYVTDLTDAPMTSSRFKLEDEEIPFYQLVVHGSISYTGTPYNLSTYTNARQYVLKLIEYGASPYFAWFNAPNHVVKETDYDHLYASNYEQWIDLAAQIYNEANQANLPFAGRSMKSHESLAEGVFRTTYEGGGFAIVNYNDFPVDVENYTVKALSYVTGGEQL
- a CDS encoding carbohydrate ABC transporter permease, whose translation is MKTLLKWKWGNRTYAQQKALWGVIYVLPWFIGFVLFFFIPLMASLRYSMSTIQANAEGIAIQFTGVVNYVQALTVNTSFNRALIESVTDVLVNVPLIIIFSLFLAVILNQKFRGRALARSIFFLPVILASGVIMSLESTSLIEAVNQNSTGGSSLGTLELEKLMLDAGVSEWIVTYLSSAVDRIYQIVSQSGVQILIFLAGIQTISPQLYEASKIEGATGYEAFWKITFPMVSPLIFVNAIYTIIDSFANNAMTELIRETGFVKFDFGLSSAMAWVYFLAIAIILIIVTVIFSKRVFYQD
- a CDS encoding carbohydrate ABC transporter permease, producing the protein MKTSRLLSLEHWKGWLWAMIRFVLITGLSFVILFPIFQKISTSIKDKVDLYSAVVVWIPQNFSIENFKQAIQVMDYWETLFNTFTLSATTTLLTTASCALAGYGFARLKFKGSSWLFAGVILTILVPPTTILIPVYLNLKNFDLLGLMTLITGKPVNLLNTYWPFILTAVTANSLKAGLYIFIFRQFFRGIPKEVEEAAYVDGAGIGRTFFRIMLPNAIPSMVTVMLFSFVWQWNDSFYTTTYLTSSKVMSTQLSSLPYNLAQQVGDGASKADPFYLSMIQDTGILLAILPLIVIYLFVQRYFVESVERSGIVG